One Eurosta solidaginis isolate ZX-2024a chromosome 5, ASM4086904v1, whole genome shotgun sequence DNA segment encodes these proteins:
- the LOC137251622 gene encoding uncharacterized protein isoform X2, producing the protein MKFNACLALIVICGLVACSQALPAQRLTYYQQPAAAPYYAAPQHMMFMRYVQPSYGHAGSQQAATTLVAGDSVATGTYVQGADGDVSAATGEVQDDSVASATSHVAHSVAEAYPAAVPSAEEEQKVPVQLDLEPASSAEASDNNAKEGRDYNYDTPADVAEVAGATGDAAATDVEIPEPVGAETGSATVAVGLSGTAELEEPAPAPTPIAPITPAKRNLPATKKKVIVELEQAAAEDTENVISTQDDDEDVLDENDDAYAPVPIAPKVPAARRPAAKKPSKAGSNQQKPQPVGTYFPVDFGGATGGAIAIANSFSTGESGSATSHAIAYGNPDQARAHVRPSRRH; encoded by the exons ATGAAATTCAACGCTTGTCTGGCTTTAATTGTGATTTGTGGTTTGGTGGCTTGCAGCCAGGCGTTACCTGCGCAGA GATTAACTTACTACCAACAACCCGCCGCTGCTCCTTACTATGCCGCACCGCAGCATATGATGTTCATGCGTTACGTCCAACCCTCATACGGTCATGCGGGTTCACAACAAGCTGCCACTACGCTCGTTGCTGGGGATTCTGTCGCCACCGGCACATATGTACAAG GAGCCGATGGTGATGTGTCTGCTGCTACTGGTGAAGTACAAGATGATAGCGTCGCTTCCGCTACTAGTCATGTCGCTCATTCTGTTGCCGAAGCGTATCCCGCTGCTGTTCCTTCAGCTGAAGAGGAACAAAAAGTCCCTGTACAACTCGATTTGGAACCAGCAAGTAGCGCTGAGGCCAGTGATAACAATGCTAAAGAAGGCCGCGACTACAATTACGATACACCCGCTGATGTAGCTGAAGTTGCTGGTGCTACTGGTGATGCTGCTGCTACTGATGTTGAAATTCCAGAACCCGTAGGAGCTGAAACTGGTTCAGCTACTGTCGCCGTTGGCCTTTCTGGCACTGCTGAATTAGAAGAACCTGCCCCTGCGCCGACACCAATTGCTCCCATCACACCAGCTAAGCGTAATTTGCCTGCCACGAAGAAGAAGGTCATAGTTGAATTGGAGCAAGCTGCTGCAGAAGATACCGAGAATGTTATTTCCACACAAGATGATGATGAAGATGTTCTAGATGAGAATGATGATGCTTATGCTCCAGTGCCAATAGCTCCAAAAGTACCTGCCGCTCGTCGTCCTGCTGCCAAAAAGCCCAGTAAGGCTGGGTCGAACCAACAAAAACCACAACCCGTAGGCACCTACTTCCCCGTTGACTTTGGCGGCGCTACTGGTGGTGCCATTGCTATTGCGAACTCCTTCAGCACTGGTGAGAGTGGTTCTGCCACCAGTCACGCTATTGCGTATGGTAATCCCGATCAAGCTCGTGCTCATGTACGCCCCAGCAGACGTCACTAG
- the LOC137251622 gene encoding uncharacterized protein isoform X1: MKFNACLALIVICGLVACSQALPAQRLTYYQQPAAAPYYAAPQHMMFMRYVQPSYGHAGSQQAATTLVAGDSVATGTYVQDCVHTGADGDVSAATGEVQDDSVASATSHVAHSVAEAYPAAVPSAEEEQKVPVQLDLEPASSAEASDNNAKEGRDYNYDTPADVAEVAGATGDAAATDVEIPEPVGAETGSATVAVGLSGTAELEEPAPAPTPIAPITPAKRNLPATKKKVIVELEQAAAEDTENVISTQDDDEDVLDENDDAYAPVPIAPKVPAARRPAAKKPSKAGSNQQKPQPVGTYFPVDFGGATGGAIAIANSFSTGESGSATSHAIAYGNPDQARAHVRPSRRH; encoded by the exons ATGAAATTCAACGCTTGTCTGGCTTTAATTGTGATTTGTGGTTTGGTGGCTTGCAGCCAGGCGTTACCTGCGCAGA GATTAACTTACTACCAACAACCCGCCGCTGCTCCTTACTATGCCGCACCGCAGCATATGATGTTCATGCGTTACGTCCAACCCTCATACGGTCATGCGGGTTCACAACAAGCTGCCACTACGCTCGTTGCTGGGGATTCTGTCGCCACCGGCACATATGTACAAG ATTGTGTTCACACAGGAGCCGATGGTGATGTGTCTGCTGCTACTGGTGAAGTACAAGATGATAGCGTCGCTTCCGCTACTAGTCATGTCGCTCATTCTGTTGCCGAAGCGTATCCCGCTGCTGTTCCTTCAGCTGAAGAGGAACAAAAAGTCCCTGTACAACTCGATTTGGAACCAGCAAGTAGCGCTGAGGCCAGTGATAACAATGCTAAAGAAGGCCGCGACTACAATTACGATACACCCGCTGATGTAGCTGAAGTTGCTGGTGCTACTGGTGATGCTGCTGCTACTGATGTTGAAATTCCAGAACCCGTAGGAGCTGAAACTGGTTCAGCTACTGTCGCCGTTGGCCTTTCTGGCACTGCTGAATTAGAAGAACCTGCCCCTGCGCCGACACCAATTGCTCCCATCACACCAGCTAAGCGTAATTTGCCTGCCACGAAGAAGAAGGTCATAGTTGAATTGGAGCAAGCTGCTGCAGAAGATACCGAGAATGTTATTTCCACACAAGATGATGATGAAGATGTTCTAGATGAGAATGATGATGCTTATGCTCCAGTGCCAATAGCTCCAAAAGTACCTGCCGCTCGTCGTCCTGCTGCCAAAAAGCCCAGTAAGGCTGGGTCGAACCAACAAAAACCACAACCCGTAGGCACCTACTTCCCCGTTGACTTTGGCGGCGCTACTGGTGGTGCCATTGCTATTGCGAACTCCTTCAGCACTGGTGAGAGTGGTTCTGCCACCAGTCACGCTATTGCGTATGGTAATCCCGATCAAGCTCGTGCTCATGTACGCCCCAGCAGACGTCACTAG
- the ArfGAP3 gene encoding ADP-ribosylation factor GTPase-activating protein 2 isoform X2: MANSVAAGPTKQDIEALFHRLRAKPANKACFDCSAKLPTWSSVTYGIFICIDCSAVHRNLGVHLTFVRSTNLDTNWTWLQLRQMQLGGNANAAQFFRQHNCVTTDAQQKYNSRAAQLYRDKLGAMAQQAMKVHGTKLGILPPTPILQSSNEKPTIDGPTVGEPTVNFLNSVVPPPAVAPSIGVRKIQPKKSGLGARKGGLGATKVKTNFAEIEQRAHLANQFKEVPSMPDKPLTAEEELESVASMRLAYQDLSMQKTREEAKLKSIDPAKAKQMERLGMGFSLRGSDVSHSAISDMQTIQQSSGPRQTQSHTNKSSSITTCDDMAYIDSVLGEYTCNLYIDNIGMGVGRGGVGSSASGNKASKLDKRELEMMGFEAIEPITGGHSNITSMFSGGSDGDAKSTKTTTTNTASKGKTTDYSNNFARKNSATSSKSNSSFDDTSAQQKFGGAKGFGSDQYFGNESGQVDRRKANLTRFQNSDSISSSEYFGNSEQDNRGSQGYNTGVNFQTPDLDDVKESVRQGVHKVAGRLSSIANDVMSSIQDKYGY, translated from the exons ATGGCCAATTCAGTAGCTGCAGGACCAACTAAACAAGATATTGAGGCACTTTTCCATCGCTTGCGTGCAAAACCAGCCAATAAG GCTTGCTTCGATTGTTCAGCAAAGTTACCAACTTGGTCCTCAGTTACTTACGGCATATTTATATGCATTGATTGCTCCGCCGTGCATCGCAATTTGGGCGTTCATTTGACTTTTGTGCGCTCAACCAATCTCGATACAAATTGGACATGGCTGCAGCTACGTCAAATGCAGTTGGGCGGTAATGCCAATGCAGCACAGTTCTTTCGTCAACACAACTGTGTCACCACTGATGCCCAACAAAAGTATAATTCACGTGCCGCACAATTATATCGTGACAAATTGGGAGCTATGGCACAGCAGGCAATGAAGGTGCATGGCACAAAG CTTGGGATCTTACCACCAACTCCTATTTTACAATCATCTAACGAAAAACCAACAATTGATGGCCCCACTGTAGGTGAGCCTAccgtaaattttttaaattctgtaGTACCACCACCGGCTGTTGCTCCGTCGATTGGAGTGCGCAAGATACAGCCAAAGAAGTCTGGT TTGGGCGCACGCAAAGGCGGTCTCGGCGCTACGAAAGTAAAAACGAATTTTGCTGAAATTGAGCAACGTGCCCATTTGGCCAACCAATTTAAGGAGGTGCCGTCGATGCCTGATAAGCCGTTAACCGCTGAAGAGGAGCTAGAATCAGTAGCCAGCATGCGTTTGGCCTACCAAGACCTATCGATGCAAAAGACACGCGAAGAAGCGAAATTAAAATCCATTGATCCAGCTAAAGCAAAACAAATGGAACGTCTCGGCATGGGTTTTAGTTTACGCGG TTCGGATGTTTCACATTCAGCTATAAGCGATATGCAAACAATTCAGCAATCGTCTGGTCCCAGGCAAACACAATCGCATACAAATAAAAGTTCAAGCATTACCACATGTGATGATATGGCTTATATTGATAGCGTTTTAGGCGAATACACATGCAATTTATATATTGACAATATTGGTATGGGTGTTGGCCGTGGTGGGGTTGGCAGCAGTGCTAGTGGTAACAAAGCCTCAAAATTAGATAAACGCGAATTAGAAATGATGGGATTTGAGGCGATTGAACCAATTACCGGTGGTCATTCTAATATAACGTCAATGTTCTCTGGTGGTTCTGATGGTGATGCGAAATCAACTAAAACAACCACTACAAACACGGCATCAAAAGGAAAAACAACAGATTACAGCAATAATTTTGCACGAAAAAATTCAGCAACATCGTCCAAATCAAATAGTAGCTTCGATGATACTTCGGCACAACAGAAATTTGGTGGTGCTAAAGGCTTTGGTTCAGATCAATACTTTGGCAATGAATCTGGGCAAGTAGATAGAAGAAAGGCAAACTTGACGCGTTTTCAAAATTCAGATAGTATATCATCATCAGAATATTTTGGTAACAGCGAGCAAGATAATCGTGGTTCACAAG GCTATAACACTGGCGTTAACTTTCAAACCCCAGATTTAGATGATGTTAAGGAGAGTGTACGACAAGGTGTACATAAAGTTGCTGGCCGTCTGAGTTCAATCGCAAATGATGTAATGTCATCAATTCAAGATAAATATGGCTACTGA
- the ArfGAP3 gene encoding ADP-ribosylation factor GTPase-activating protein 2 isoform X1, translating into MANSVAAGPTKQDIEALFHRLRAKPANKACFDCSAKLPTWSSVTYGIFICIDCSAVHRNLGVHLTFVRSTNLDTNWTWLQLRQMQLGGNANAAQFFRQHNCVTTDAQQKYNSRAAQLYRDKLGAMAQQAMKVHGTKLLLENTEDKSVGNEQTLGDDEDDFFAECTNGNDKQALFENNNSEPEAKLGILPPTPILQSSNEKPTIDGPTVGEPTVNFLNSVVPPPAVAPSIGVRKIQPKKSGLGARKGGLGATKVKTNFAEIEQRAHLANQFKEVPSMPDKPLTAEEELESVASMRLAYQDLSMQKTREEAKLKSIDPAKAKQMERLGMGFSLRGSDVSHSAISDMQTIQQSSGPRQTQSHTNKSSSITTCDDMAYIDSVLGEYTCNLYIDNIGMGVGRGGVGSSASGNKASKLDKRELEMMGFEAIEPITGGHSNITSMFSGGSDGDAKSTKTTTTNTASKGKTTDYSNNFARKNSATSSKSNSSFDDTSAQQKFGGAKGFGSDQYFGNESGQVDRRKANLTRFQNSDSISSSEYFGNSEQDNRGSQGYNTGVNFQTPDLDDVKESVRQGVHKVAGRLSSIANDVMSSIQDKYGY; encoded by the exons ATGGCCAATTCAGTAGCTGCAGGACCAACTAAACAAGATATTGAGGCACTTTTCCATCGCTTGCGTGCAAAACCAGCCAATAAG GCTTGCTTCGATTGTTCAGCAAAGTTACCAACTTGGTCCTCAGTTACTTACGGCATATTTATATGCATTGATTGCTCCGCCGTGCATCGCAATTTGGGCGTTCATTTGACTTTTGTGCGCTCAACCAATCTCGATACAAATTGGACATGGCTGCAGCTACGTCAAATGCAGTTGGGCGGTAATGCCAATGCAGCACAGTTCTTTCGTCAACACAACTGTGTCACCACTGATGCCCAACAAAAGTATAATTCACGTGCCGCACAATTATATCGTGACAAATTGGGAGCTATGGCACAGCAGGCAATGAAGGTGCATGGCACAAAG cTACTTTTAGAAAACACTGAAGACAAGTCCGTAGGAAATGAGCAAACGTTGGGCGATGATGAAGACGATTTCTTTGCTGAATGCACCAATGGCAATGATAAACAAGCACTTTTCGAAAATAATAATAGCGAGCCGGAAGCTAAG CTTGGGATCTTACCACCAACTCCTATTTTACAATCATCTAACGAAAAACCAACAATTGATGGCCCCACTGTAGGTGAGCCTAccgtaaattttttaaattctgtaGTACCACCACCGGCTGTTGCTCCGTCGATTGGAGTGCGCAAGATACAGCCAAAGAAGTCTGGT TTGGGCGCACGCAAAGGCGGTCTCGGCGCTACGAAAGTAAAAACGAATTTTGCTGAAATTGAGCAACGTGCCCATTTGGCCAACCAATTTAAGGAGGTGCCGTCGATGCCTGATAAGCCGTTAACCGCTGAAGAGGAGCTAGAATCAGTAGCCAGCATGCGTTTGGCCTACCAAGACCTATCGATGCAAAAGACACGCGAAGAAGCGAAATTAAAATCCATTGATCCAGCTAAAGCAAAACAAATGGAACGTCTCGGCATGGGTTTTAGTTTACGCGG TTCGGATGTTTCACATTCAGCTATAAGCGATATGCAAACAATTCAGCAATCGTCTGGTCCCAGGCAAACACAATCGCATACAAATAAAAGTTCAAGCATTACCACATGTGATGATATGGCTTATATTGATAGCGTTTTAGGCGAATACACATGCAATTTATATATTGACAATATTGGTATGGGTGTTGGCCGTGGTGGGGTTGGCAGCAGTGCTAGTGGTAACAAAGCCTCAAAATTAGATAAACGCGAATTAGAAATGATGGGATTTGAGGCGATTGAACCAATTACCGGTGGTCATTCTAATATAACGTCAATGTTCTCTGGTGGTTCTGATGGTGATGCGAAATCAACTAAAACAACCACTACAAACACGGCATCAAAAGGAAAAACAACAGATTACAGCAATAATTTTGCACGAAAAAATTCAGCAACATCGTCCAAATCAAATAGTAGCTTCGATGATACTTCGGCACAACAGAAATTTGGTGGTGCTAAAGGCTTTGGTTCAGATCAATACTTTGGCAATGAATCTGGGCAAGTAGATAGAAGAAAGGCAAACTTGACGCGTTTTCAAAATTCAGATAGTATATCATCATCAGAATATTTTGGTAACAGCGAGCAAGATAATCGTGGTTCACAAG GCTATAACACTGGCGTTAACTTTCAAACCCCAGATTTAGATGATGTTAAGGAGAGTGTACGACAAGGTGTACATAAAGTTGCTGGCCGTCTGAGTTCAATCGCAAATGATGTAATGTCATCAATTCAAGATAAATATGGCTACTGA
- the LOC137233828 gene encoding uncharacterized protein isoform X1: MLKHNLLRFIGSSMRNIVTPPSNLTKISTTCCRSNEIDIATLDTLQRKTAGLNHILQGFTADQKEKILAIVNQDNTEQILSYDIAKTRAVKLLAWKKRNGSLKSIEDILLIEGFSAKTAEKFYKSMFEEKNEGSKADKRTPRQRTAGFITPVIDVDQQKRIRTCCSLRVGVSSVTWARLELAATNENMPGFLTHWHHHEITDKKLHLDDLIKRLLYVDYLIPNSDVYLFEEPPTAQINNNPGTASQQNVNMQKCQIIAVLAFALSKRSSFAREVAFENSTTNEDGKKLTCKRPNVFYLRRFLPARLFNKLVATERVSSEDTILQLMHTHYNVEEFFENENGEKVESVNDQQLSYRGNVQFSQEQRVMFSRAERYHREFLGQSLLLNLAFVRLILLQDERSIAAVTRQPKKVAMGS; the protein is encoded by the exons ATGTTGAAACACAACTTACTTCGTTTCATTGGGTCTTCAATGAGAAATATTGTCACGCCCCCAAGTAATTTGACAAAAATATCAACGACATGCTGCCGCTCCAACGAAATCGATATAGCTACACTGGATACGCTGCAACGAAAAACGGCAGGTCTCAACCATATCCTTCAAGGCTTCACAGCTGACCAAAAGGAGAAAATATTGGCCATTGTGAATCAGGATAATACAGAACAGATTTTAAG CTATGATATTGCCAAAACACGTGCTGTCAAGTTATTGGCTTGGAAAAAACGTAATGGATCACTAAAAAGCATAGAGGATATACTGTTAATAGAAGGATTTAGTGCAAAGACGGCGGAGAAGTTCTACAAAAGTATGTTTGAAGAAAAAAACGAGGGTAGCAAAG CAGATAAGCGCACACCACGTCAACGCACCGCAGGATTCATAACACCTGTAATAGATGTTGATCAGCAGAAACGGATACGTACCTGTTGTTCACTGCGCGTCGGTGTATCTAGTGTAACTTGGGCACGTTTAGAATTAGCAGCaacaaatgaaaatatgcctggCTTTTTGACACATTGGCATCATCATGAAATTACGGATAAAAAGCTACATTTGGATGACTTAATCAAAAGACTATTGTATGTTGATTATCTCATACCAAATTCAGATGTTTACCTTTTCGAAGAACCACCAACGGCACAAATTAATAACAATCCCGGTACCGCCAGTCAGCAAAATGTGAATATGCAAAAGTGTCAAATAATTGCCGTTTTAGCGTTTGCCTTAAGTAAACGCAGCTCGTTTGCCCGCGAAGTAGCATTTGAAAACTCAACTACAAATGAAGATGGCAAAAAATTGACATGTAAACGTCCTAATGTGTTCTATTTACGCCGTTTCCTGCCAGCGCGACTTTTTAATAAATTGGTGGCCACAGAACGTGTTTCATCTGAAGATACTATACTTCAACTCATGCATACACATTATAATGTCGAAGAGTTTTTTGAAAATGAGAATGGAGAAAAAGTCGAATCAGTAAACGACCAGCAGTTATCATATCGTGGCAATGTTCAGTTCTCACAAGAGCAACGTGTAATGTTCTCCCGTGCGGAGCGATATCACCGGGAATTTTTAGGACAATCGCTCTTACTAAATTTGGCTTTTGTGCGTTTGATTCTGCTCCAAGATGAACGTAGCATAGCGGCTGTAACACGTCAGCCAAAAAAAGTTGCAATGGGCAGTTAG
- the LOC137233828 gene encoding uncharacterized protein isoform X2 — translation MLKHNLLRFIGSSMRNIVTPPSNLTKISTTCCRSNEIDIATLDTLQRKTAGLNHILQGFTADQKEKILAIVNQDNTEQILSYDIAKTRAVKLLAWKKRNGSLKSIEDILLIEGFSAKTAEKFYKSMFEEKNEGSKDKRTPRQRTAGFITPVIDVDQQKRIRTCCSLRVGVSSVTWARLELAATNENMPGFLTHWHHHEITDKKLHLDDLIKRLLYVDYLIPNSDVYLFEEPPTAQINNNPGTASQQNVNMQKCQIIAVLAFALSKRSSFAREVAFENSTTNEDGKKLTCKRPNVFYLRRFLPARLFNKLVATERVSSEDTILQLMHTHYNVEEFFENENGEKVESVNDQQLSYRGNVQFSQEQRVMFSRAERYHREFLGQSLLLNLAFVRLILLQDERSIAAVTRQPKKVAMGS, via the exons ATGTTGAAACACAACTTACTTCGTTTCATTGGGTCTTCAATGAGAAATATTGTCACGCCCCCAAGTAATTTGACAAAAATATCAACGACATGCTGCCGCTCCAACGAAATCGATATAGCTACACTGGATACGCTGCAACGAAAAACGGCAGGTCTCAACCATATCCTTCAAGGCTTCACAGCTGACCAAAAGGAGAAAATATTGGCCATTGTGAATCAGGATAATACAGAACAGATTTTAAG CTATGATATTGCCAAAACACGTGCTGTCAAGTTATTGGCTTGGAAAAAACGTAATGGATCACTAAAAAGCATAGAGGATATACTGTTAATAGAAGGATTTAGTGCAAAGACGGCGGAGAAGTTCTACAAAAGTATGTTTGAAGAAAAAAACGAGGGTAGCAAAG ATAAGCGCACACCACGTCAACGCACCGCAGGATTCATAACACCTGTAATAGATGTTGATCAGCAGAAACGGATACGTACCTGTTGTTCACTGCGCGTCGGTGTATCTAGTGTAACTTGGGCACGTTTAGAATTAGCAGCaacaaatgaaaatatgcctggCTTTTTGACACATTGGCATCATCATGAAATTACGGATAAAAAGCTACATTTGGATGACTTAATCAAAAGACTATTGTATGTTGATTATCTCATACCAAATTCAGATGTTTACCTTTTCGAAGAACCACCAACGGCACAAATTAATAACAATCCCGGTACCGCCAGTCAGCAAAATGTGAATATGCAAAAGTGTCAAATAATTGCCGTTTTAGCGTTTGCCTTAAGTAAACGCAGCTCGTTTGCCCGCGAAGTAGCATTTGAAAACTCAACTACAAATGAAGATGGCAAAAAATTGACATGTAAACGTCCTAATGTGTTCTATTTACGCCGTTTCCTGCCAGCGCGACTTTTTAATAAATTGGTGGCCACAGAACGTGTTTCATCTGAAGATACTATACTTCAACTCATGCATACACATTATAATGTCGAAGAGTTTTTTGAAAATGAGAATGGAGAAAAAGTCGAATCAGTAAACGACCAGCAGTTATCATATCGTGGCAATGTTCAGTTCTCACAAGAGCAACGTGTAATGTTCTCCCGTGCGGAGCGATATCACCGGGAATTTTTAGGACAATCGCTCTTACTAAATTTGGCTTTTGTGCGTTTGATTCTGCTCCAAGATGAACGTAGCATAGCGGCTGTAACACGTCAGCCAAAAAAAGTTGCAATGGGCAGTTAG